A genomic stretch from Thermomonospora umbrina includes:
- a CDS encoding polyamine aminopropyltransferase — protein MPIRTARVLVLAAVFACAACGLVYELALVALGSYLIGNSVTQASIVLSVMVFAMGIGSLAAKPLQSRAVVAFAAVEGALALLGGLSVLALYAAYAWLGLYVPALVVVAFVVGGLIGAEIPLLMTLLQRIRKQDAGSAVADLFAADYVGALLGGLAFPFLLLPLFGHIKGTLLVGAGNAVAGMAVVLWLFRGQVRRGARLMLWGGLAGVLAVLGGTYALADRFEVSARQALYRDPIALAERTAYQEIVITRGLKLSGRSDLRLFLNGDLQFSSVDEYRYHEALVHPALAGTRGNVLILGGGDGLALREVLRYRDVRRVTLVELDPEMVRLARTYGELAALNRRAFEDPRVDVVNADGFSWLRERVGAGSGAGGFDSVIVDFPDPDDVSTAKLYSVEFYGLLKRVLAPGGRFVVQSGSPFFAPRSFWCIERTIREAGLATVPYHVDVPSFGDWGYVLATPGDAPPPLRMDPTVTGLRFLDEGVLRASSVFARDLRRDDVDVNTLIKPKLLDYQRQEWRDL, from the coding sequence GTGCCCATCAGGACGGCGCGGGTCCTGGTGCTGGCCGCCGTGTTCGCGTGTGCGGCCTGTGGGCTGGTGTACGAGCTGGCGCTGGTGGCCCTCGGCAGCTACCTGATCGGGAACTCGGTCACCCAGGCGTCCATCGTCCTGTCGGTCATGGTGTTCGCCATGGGCATCGGGTCGCTGGCGGCCAAGCCGTTGCAGTCCCGGGCGGTGGTCGCGTTCGCGGCGGTGGAGGGCGCGTTGGCGCTGCTCGGCGGGCTGTCCGTCCTCGCCCTGTACGCGGCGTACGCGTGGCTCGGGCTGTACGTGCCGGCGCTGGTGGTCGTGGCGTTCGTGGTGGGCGGGCTGATCGGCGCGGAGATCCCGCTGCTGATGACGCTGCTCCAGCGGATCCGCAAGCAGGACGCGGGCAGCGCGGTGGCCGACCTGTTCGCCGCCGACTACGTGGGGGCGCTGCTCGGCGGGCTGGCGTTCCCGTTCCTGCTGTTGCCGCTGTTCGGGCACATCAAGGGCACCCTGCTGGTGGGGGCGGGCAACGCGGTGGCGGGCATGGCCGTGGTGCTGTGGCTGTTCCGGGGGCAGGTGCGGCGGGGCGCGCGGCTGATGTTGTGGGGCGGCCTGGCGGGGGTCCTGGCGGTGCTCGGCGGCACGTACGCGCTGGCCGACCGGTTCGAGGTCTCCGCACGTCAGGCCCTGTACCGCGACCCGATCGCGTTGGCGGAGCGGACGGCGTACCAGGAGATCGTGATCACCCGGGGGCTGAAGCTGTCGGGCCGTTCCGACCTGCGGCTCTTCCTGAACGGGGATCTGCAGTTCTCGTCCGTCGACGAGTACCGCTACCACGAGGCGCTCGTTCACCCGGCGTTGGCGGGGACGCGCGGCAACGTGCTGATCCTCGGCGGCGGCGACGGGCTGGCGCTGCGGGAGGTGCTGCGCTACCGGGACGTCCGGCGGGTGACGCTGGTGGAGCTGGACCCGGAGATGGTCCGGCTGGCCCGGACGTACGGCGAGTTGGCGGCCCTGAACCGGCGGGCGTTCGAGGACCCCCGGGTCGACGTGGTCAACGCCGACGGGTTCTCCTGGCTGCGCGAACGCGTGGGCGCGGGTTCGGGGGCGGGCGGGTTCGACTCGGTGATCGTGGACTTCCCCGACCCGGACGACGTGTCGACGGCCAAGCTGTACTCGGTGGAGTTCTACGGGCTGCTCAAGCGGGTGCTGGCGCCCGGAGGCCGGTTCGTGGTGCAGTCGGGCTCGCCGTTCTTCGCGCCCCGGTCGTTCTGGTGCATCGAGCGCACGATCCGGGAGGCGGGGCTGGCCACCGTTCCGTACCACGTGGACGTGCCGAGCTTCGGCGACTGGGGGTACGTGCTGGCGACCCCGGGCGACGCCCCGCCGCCGCTGCGGATGGACCCGACGGTGACCGGCCTGCGGTTCCTGGACGAGGGGGTGCTGCGGGCCTCGTCGGTGTTCGCCAGGGACCTGCGCCGCGACGACGTGGACGTCAACACGCTGATCAAGCCGAAGCTGCTCGACTACCAGCGCCAGGAGTGGCGCGACCTCTGA